In Candidatus Neomarinimicrobiota bacterium, the genomic stretch AATACCTATGGTCCGGAAAAATTTGTGGAGTGGGTTTCAAGAAAAGATGGCAGTAAAGCATATTTTACATCCCAGTTTAAAAAAGTATTTGGGCTAAGCATTGACAAAGCATGGTCTGATTGGATTCAATGGGAGCGCGAATTCCAAACAAACAATCTTGAACTCGTTAGACAATATCCCACCACACAATTTCGTCCGGTTTCAAATATGTCGCTGGGGTCTGTCTCAAAAGGGTTTTATGATGATAAAAATGGAAAAATTTATGTAGGCGTTTTTTATCCCGCCGAAGTGTCGCACATAGCTGCAATTGATGTAAAAACCGGCGCAATGGAAAAAGTGGCAGACATCCACGGCGCTGCAATCTTTTTTGTAATGTCTGCGGCGTTCGATCCGGATAAAGGCGATTTGTTTTTCACCATGGATAACGGACATTGGCGCGATCTTTGGATGGTAAATGTTTATACCAAGGAATCTAAAAAGTTGTACGAAGATTTGAGAACCGGGCATTTAGCATTTAACCAAGCAGATAATTCACTATGGGGAATTCGGAATGCAGATGGATACTCAACGGTCATCCGACTAGAAGCGCCGTACGAGGAATTCAGCTCAATTAAAACGTTTGGTTACGGTGGCGCGTTTGAGGAATACGATGCTCACACAATGGATATTTCGCCAGACGGGGAAACCCTATCTATTGTAAAGGTGGATATGAATGGCATTCACCGGCTTACGCATGTTTCCATGGAAAGCGCGATGTCCGGAGATTTTACAGGAAAACCAATCTTTGATTTTGATACAAGCGCACCCGAGAACTTTGTGTTCTCAAAAGATGGACGATACCAATACGGATCCTCCTATTATTCAGGTGTTTCAAATATTTTTCGCTATGATGCGGCGGAAGACACAGTTGTTGCACTAAGCAATGCAGAAACCGGATTCTTCAACCCAATCCCAGTTTCCGATGATTCTTTAATTGTGCTACGATATACAAGCGACGGTTTTCGCCCGGTGATGATTCCTAATCAGGAAGTGGAAGATGTAAGCGCCGTTAATTTTCTTGGTTGGGATATTTATGACAAACATCCCGTTGTTCAGACATGGGCGACAAAAGCCCCCACCAATCTTGATCTTGAAAAAATTATAATTAAAGAAGGCGACTATAAACCAATATCAACCATGGGTCTTTCATCTATATATCCAGTTGTGCAGGCGTACCAAGACCCTAAATATCCTGCGTATGGAGTTCGCATGAATTTTATGTCCACCCTTGGGCTGAATAAAGCCGACCTTACTATTACATATTCCCCACAAGATTCCATTCCAGATGACCAGAAAATTCATGCGATTGGAACATTTAAATTGAATGTGATGACCGGTCCGCTGGCAGGTTCGTGGACATTTAGTGGCGGGAAAGACGCTTCAGATTTTTATGATCTTTTTGGTCCAACCATCAGCAGCCGAAAGGGGTCCTTTATCCGCACCAGTTTTTCAAAATCGATCAATAGCCATTTACCATTAAACATGGCGACAAGCATTGCAGTTTATGGTGGGTTTGAAGAGTTACCCGACTATCAGGACCAGCCGGCAGCATATGATAAATTTCTTTCAGGAAGTCTATCGTTTAGTCATTATAAAGCACGCCGAACACTTGGGTCTATAGATCAGGAAAAAGGCAGGATTGCATCTTTCTCGTTATCTGGATCTTATCTTCCCCACTCTGCGGATACTCCTAAATTATACACGAAAGGAACGCTAAATGCCTCGTATGGTGCACTGCTTCCACTTGTAGATCACCTCCCTTTATGGATTCGCGCTTCCGCAGGGAACTCCATGAGAATTTTAGGCGATAAAACAATTGCAGACGAAAACGCTTCATTCGGCTATTATTATTTTGGAGGCTTTGGCAATAACTGGATTGATTATCAAGGCATTAAACGTTACCGGCAATATTATACATTTCCGGGCACAGGAATTACGAGCCTTGGTGGAACAAATTTTGTTAAAGTATTGGGTGAATTAATTCTACCCGCTCTCAGGTTCCGCCATGTGGGCACACCTTTTTTCTACCTGAACTGGGCTCGACTGTCACTATTCTCATCTGTTTTGCAAGGCGGAATTTTTGCAGGGAATCTGCTTAGCTATGAAAGCTCAACTTTTGGCGAGGAAATTACACGAGCTACAAACTTGGGCGCTCAAATTGATTTCCGACTTGTACTTTTTTCTTATATGAGATCAACACTATCTGTGGGGTATGCTATTGCAAAGGCAGAGCTTAAAAACGGCTCAACTTTAGAGTATAGTCCGGAGCTGATGATATCCCTTCAGATATTGGATTGACGTGTATTTTGATCTGATTCTTAAAATAGCCTTCAGCCTTCTTCCGGCTGTAATTATGCTTCTTGTGTTCATGTTTATGGATAGCTATAAACTCATGGACATAAAAACCGTGGTTATAGCAATTATCATTGGGTCCCTATCCGCAGTAGTATCATATTTTGTAAATGATCCCTTAGTAGCGTACCTATCGGATAAATTTGTCATAGACATAGATACAGTCTGGACATTTTATTCTCGGTATGGCGCACCGTTTGTTGAGGAGTTTTTTAAAGGTTTCATTTTGGTTTATTTAATTCGTACAAATAAGATTGGATTCAACATTGATGCAGCCATTTATGGATTTGGGCTGGGTGCCGGCTTTGCGATTATTGAAAATTTGTACTATGTTTATGTACTTGCCACTGACACAAATCTAACCGTTTTTATTATTCGTGGTTTCGGAACAGCAGTGATGCACGGCGGGACGATGACTTTATTTGCAATGATTGCAAAGACAATGACAGATCGAAAGGTTTGGGGAGAGTGGGGAGGGTTTATTCCCGGGTTTCTTACGGCGGTTGTTTTTCATTCTTTTTACAACCATTTCTTTTTCAACCCGCTAATTTTAACACTTTTGAATGTGATCACCATTCCGGTTATTTTGATGATTATTTTTAAACGCTCCGAAAAATTTCTACAGAACTGGCTTGGCGTTGGTTTTGATTCCGATCAGGAATTATTGGATATGGTTAACCAAGGTAAAATGTCTGACACTAAAGTAGGAGAATATTTACAGTCTATTAAAGATCGCTTCCCTGGCGAAGCAGTATTTGATATGATTTGTCTTCTGAGGATACACCTTGAATTATCCATGCGCGCTAAAGGTGTGCTGATGATGAGAGAAGCCGGCGTTGATGTAGAGCCCGATGAGGATTTAAAAGACAAATTCAATGAACTTCATTTTTTGGAAGATAATATTGGAAAAACCGGTATGATGGCGCTTGGACCGTTTCTTCATCAAAGCAGTCAAGATCTTTGGCAATTGCACATGCTCGGGAAAGAAGTTTAATTAAAAATTTATACTATGGCGACAACCATTACAAATGGCATTCGGATTGAAGTGAAGTCCAGCTTTCTTCCCGAACGATCCAACCCTCCAAAACCACTGTTTGTTTTTGCATATCATATCACCATTACAAATGATGGCAATCATCCTGTGAAACTGAAAGATCGATATTGGCACATTACCGATGCAAATGGGAATATCGAGGAAATTAGAGGACCGGGCGTTGTTGGGAATCAACCAAGGTTACAAAATAATGACATATTTGAATATACGAGTTATTGTCCGCTTCCAACGGCCTTTGGAGTGATGAAAGGTGCTTTTAGAATGATAAGAGATTCTGGCGAAAGTTTTTTAGCAAAAATTGACCCTTTTAAACTATCTGTACCGTTTTCGGTTAATTAGTGGTCATATAATTTCCTAACCCAATTTATTTCATCATCAGAAAGCAATTCGCCAAGGCAAGCTGCGTTATTTACTTGGTTCACATTTCGTTGCCCCAACAAAACACAACTGTTTGAAGAGTCAGAATGCAGAATATCAATAACTCCACTCAAGACAGGATGAGGACGATCGAAAAACTTTTTGCGCAACTGATCGGCATTGTGTTTCATTATATCAATAATTTTTTGGCTCTTGAAGTCATTTACATTGACTCTAAAGTCACCGTCTTTAAACAAAGGCGGTTCATTGTATTTGCCAGATAAAAGACCATGCTTTAAGGGAGAAAAAAAACACACTCCAAGATTTTTTTCCTCAATCCATTTTTTTAATCCACTGGATTTGTAATTATCGTCCCAGACATTTCTGTACGGTTGAACGACATCGGGATCAGCTTTTTCTATATATTTCATTATTTTTCCAAGGTCCCAATCAGATAGACCAATAAACCGGGTTTTCCCCTCTTCTTTTAATTTTCTAACTGTATCTATCGCCCCATCAAACAATTCGCCATTTTTCCCAAAATTACAATGATGTAAATACAAAAGATCTACGCAGTCTGTTTTGAGGTTTTTCAGAGACCTTTCCATATTTTGTCGCATATGGCTAGGGGTATACCATGTATTATAAGGACCTTTATCCCACCCAACTTTTGTGGCAAGAAAAATGTCATTCCTTGGGATAGATTTCCACATGGCGCCAATGATGGATTCAGAACGACCATTTCCATACACATCGGCAGTATCCCAATGATGGATGCCGGACTTCCACGCCTGTAAAAGCGCTGCCGAAGAATCGGCATCATCCTGTTCTGCCCATCCGACAGAAACTGATGCGTTTTTGTTTTCCCCGCCATAAGACCATGTACCAAGGCTTATGACTGATACACTTTCTTGAGTTCTTCCTAAAATAATTTTTCGCAATTGTTTAAATTTCCTTTCTTAAAATTAACAAATATATCGGATAATCAACTCAATGAAAATAGTAGACATCGGACATAATAATTATTCTCTGGACAATGCAATGGTTGAGCTTGAAACTGCTGTGAGCCTGGCAATGCATGGGGGTACTATTCGAGTTATCAAGGTGATTCACGGCGTTGGTAGTGGCGCCATTCGAGGGGCTGTTCGCGTTTGGTGCTCTGAACAATCAGGTCGGTTTAAAGCTGTAATTTATGGAGAAGATTATGGGATTTTTCATCCCGAAAGTATGGATATGCGCACCGAATGCGGAATAAGAAGCCATGTTGATTATGGAACAAAAAACAGGGGAATGACTTTCATTTGGTTATATTAAGATTCCACCTTATTGATCAAAAAAACCGTAAATTTCTTTTATAGAATAATTGGTAAATATGATAGAACAATATACTAAATATGACACCCTGTTTTCTAATTTGCGCCCCAATACTATAGGCGGAATAAAAATATATTCCCAAGAAGATGATTATATTATACAGCAAGATTATAATGCACTTACGAATGAAGAGCACAATATATGGAAGAGGCTTAAAGGCAAGTTGATTAACCCTTTGATGGAATATGCATGCGCAACATATATCAATGGCCTTTTCCTGCTTAATCTCAATTCGGATAGAATTCCAAACTTTTCAGAATTAAACCCAAAGATTAAAAAAGCAAGTGGTTGGGAATTAATCCCTGTAGCAGGATTTGTGGATGAATATGTTTTTTTTGAACTTAATGCCAATCGCAAATTTCCAGTTACAGATATTGTACGAAAATCAAAGAGAATGGAAGAAAAATACGGCGATGTGTCAATCCAAAATGAGAACGACTATACACCAGAGCCGGATATTTTTCATGATGTTTGGGGGCACATCCCAATGTTAATGAATAAGAAATACGGTGATTTTTTAGCCGATATTGGTATGCTTGGGTTTAAAATTCTTAAAGACGACAAAGGACTTGGATCGGAACTTGTGGCACATAATTTAAAACGACTTCAGAACTTTGCTTGGTGGACCTATGAATTTGGTATTATGAAAAAACATGACAAAGGTAATGGCTTGCAAAAAATTAATAATGATATGAGCCATGAAATATATGGCGCAGGAATTTTATCCAGCTATGCTGAAACAAAGCGTGTTGTATCCTGCAGCAAAGGGGAATCTACATCATCTGAATTTCTTCCTTACAATATAGAGGATGTTGTTATGACTCGGTTTGACTACAGCGCAATTCAAGATCGATATTTTGTAATTGATTCATTGGACAGTCTGTACCGATCTTTTTACGCTAATCAAAACCTATTTTGGTATAAAGGATAATTATTACCTTTTTTCCTATGAAAACTTCTTATCCCATTCTTCTTTTTGTTGCGTTCATTTGGGTTTCCTGCGCTCCATCTCTCACTTCGCTCGCAGAAACCAACCCCCAAAAGGTGGTTGCAGTTCAGGACTCACTTTTATCGGCCAACCCAAATGATAAAATTATAAAAATAGCGCTTGTTACAGCCCACCTTAATATAGCACAATCTTCCAAGTCTCCGGAAAATTCTTATCGCAATGCACTGAATTTGGATCCAAATAATGTTGAGGCAATATATCACCTTTCTATGATTGAAGGGCATCAGCTATTTAAAAAGGGAGACGAGTCGTCGCTTTGGGAATCGTTGGAATCGTATGCCCATTCTGCTGCGTTAATTGATTCGCTTGGAGAAGCTTTTTATTGGATGGGAAGAGTGTACGAAAAAAAAGACAATCAAGATTTTGAGTTAATTATTGAATCATATCAAAAAGCAATTTCCCGAGAACTTTCACATCGCCTTCGGAAGGAGGCAATGCAACATTTATCTAGAACTAAATCCCGGGAAAAAACATACAAAGATTTCTGGAAATAAATCATTTATTAAAGTTATTATATATAATATTTTCTATAAAAACCCAACTTGAGAACCCGAGGTTTTTTACTTGACACCTTAGCATAGTAGAAGTAAAATTAGCTGTACTTGGTTAGCTAAATAATAGCTTTCCAAATCAATCCGAGGTAATTGTAAATGAGTAAAACAAACTTTGTAAAAGCGGCAATTTTATGTCCTTTACTTCTCACGATATTTGTATCGGGCCTTCAGGCAAAGGACGAATATGAAATATCCGGAAACATTGTGGGCGACGATGAAGAAAAAGTCACCGAAACAACGGTTTTATTATTAAAAGAAGACGGTTCAGAATCCCAGCGAACGGAATCATCTAAAAAACGTTTTGGTATGGGAGGTGGGGGTTTTTCGTTTGAAGATGTCCTTCCCGGAGAATATTCTATTAAAATAGACGCAGGTGCGCAAGGGACAGCAAACGTACCGGTATCAGTTGTGGATGACGATGTCGATTTAGGAGATGTGATACTTTCATCTGACGAGCCTAAGCCGATTGCTCAAAAAGAAAAAGCCGAAGATGTTTCCGACCAGCCTGTTGAGCAGCCTGAAGAAGTTTCGGGGTCGGATAAAGATTATGTTATAAATGAACTGAATTTTGAAGTCAAAAAGCTCAACGCTGAAATCAAGCATTTAAATAATGAAATGGAAGATCTCAAAGCGTTAAGCAAAATGTGGATTAATCCCCTTGCAATTTATTCAAAAGAAATTATACTTAAGAATGGTAGCACAGTTTTTGGAAAAATTGTGTATCAAGATGAAGAAACTCTAAAAGTAGAAACTCTTGTGGGTTATCTAATAATAAAACGTGAAAATGTAGTTCGTATTATTGAAAATGTGGTGACAGAGGAATCCCAAGAGTATGTTCCTGAACAAATACGGGATAGTTATTCTCCACCACCAATGCCGAAGCTGGCCGAGCCTCAATATACATCGGGTAGCTTAAGTAGAGATGCCGCAAAGCAATATTCGGCCAATTGTGTTTTAGTTGGAAACATCAGCGAGAAGAAAGATAAACAAGGGAATTATATTTTTACCGGTGAAGTAAAAAATATTGGAGGTCGACGCTCTGATTTTGTAAAGGTTGATTTTGTTTTTAGGAAAAACTGGAGTGGAGAAACTAAAACATTAACAACATTTGTTCGTGGTGCCTACCACACATTTGAATCCGGTATCACGACTGATGCCACTT encodes the following:
- a CDS encoding PrsW family intramembrane metalloprotease codes for the protein MDIKTVVIAIIIGSLSAVVSYFVNDPLVAYLSDKFVIDIDTVWTFYSRYGAPFVEEFFKGFILVYLIRTNKIGFNIDAAIYGFGLGAGFAIIENLYYVYVLATDTNLTVFIIRGFGTAVMHGGTMTLFAMIAKTMTDRKVWGEWGGFIPGFLTAVVFHSFYNHFFFNPLILTLLNVITIPVILMIIFKRSEKFLQNWLGVGFDSDQELLDMVNQGKMSDTKVGEYLQSIKDRFPGEAVFDMICLLRIHLELSMRAKGVLMMREAGVDVEPDEDLKDKFNELHFLEDNIGKTGMMALGPFLHQSSQDLWQLHMLGKEV
- the apaG gene encoding Co2+/Mg2+ efflux protein ApaG, which produces MATTITNGIRIEVKSSFLPERSNPPKPLFVFAYHITITNDGNHPVKLKDRYWHITDANGNIEEIRGPGVVGNQPRLQNNDIFEYTSYCPLPTAFGVMKGAFRMIRDSGESFLAKIDPFKLSVPFSVN
- a CDS encoding Smr/MutS family protein, giving the protein MKIVDIGHNNYSLDNAMVELETAVSLAMHGGTIRVIKVIHGVGSGAIRGAVRVWCSEQSGRFKAVIYGEDYGIFHPESMDMRTECGIRSHVDYGTKNRGMTFIWLY